The DNA sequence CGGGTGGAGTTGGTCCCATGACCATCGCAATGCTATTGAAGAATACACTTTTGGCGCGTAAGCGGCACCGAGCGTAAAGCACTTTCACAACAATTACCGACCTTTAGTATCTTTAAGTACATAAAGTATTGGATACAAAAGGTTTAATGAGAATATTGTTGACTTTTCTCCTGTTTTCGGTAGGCGAGCTTTCGGGGCAGCTGTACGAGACGGCCCGTTATGCCGATGACAATGGACTTCCTTCACGTATTGTCAGGGATGTTGCCCAAGATAGCCATGGCTTCATATGGGTGGCGGGCAATAATGGGCTTTTTAAGTTTGATGGTAAAAAGTTCAAACCATTCAAGGCTGCACTGAAAGATACCATTGGCCTAAGGGACAACAAAATAAATACGGTCATTACGGCTTCAGACGACAAGATATGGCTCGGAACGCCCATGGGCCTGCATGTACTTGAAGATGAAACCGTGAAGTACATAAAGCTTTTAGAGAATCCGACAGAGTCACAAGAATACGTTCTTAGTGTTTTTGAAGATGTGCAGAACAGACTGTGGGTAGGCACCTACGGAGGCCTTTTTTTGTTGGAAAAAGATGGCGGGCCCATTCACTTTCTATCAGAAGGAGGCAACAGTGAGGTTGCCCAAGAGACAATTTGGGGCATATCGCAAGACCACGAGGGCAGCATTTGGGTAGCTACCAATGAAGGCCCATACATAATGAAACAAGGCCAGCAGTACGATTTCAGACCCATGGCAATTGAAAGTGAAGAAGACCTTGACCTAAACGACGCAAGCCTTTTTCAGTACAGGCACTACAATGATTCAATCGTGCTCATCGCCTCATCCATAGGGCTGCTAAAGGGCGTTCATAAAAGAGATCGCTTGATGGTCAGTAGGTTCAATGGTCAAGAAGGGGCGGTACCGAATTACCATATTCAAGATCTCGAGATCGATGATGAAGGCAACTTATGGTTGGCCACTTGGAAGAACGGCCTCAAAAAATACGGGTGGATGACAGGTAGATTGATCGAAAAAAAGATAATCACCAAAAATGGGTTTTTAGCAATGTCTGGAGACGTGAAAGCCGTATTCAAAGACCATCAAGGTAATGTGTGGGCAGCCAACACCAATGGCCTGTACAAATTCAGCAAGAGTCAAGATAGGTTATTGACATTTCCACCGAGACACCAAGAAAACTGTCTTCCCAATTTTTATGGTATTTATGCGATTCTTGAAGATAACAGATCAAACCTATGGGTGACCACTTCAACGGCTCTGTATAGGTTCAAAAAAGAGGACCTGCTACAGGGCGCATGCCCAGAGAACTATCTGTACTTTGAAGATGCAAACATGCAACTTTCTCGAGACTTGTTCATCGATACCGAGAATAGATTATGGATAGGTGCCGATGGCGGACTTTTTGTTACTCAATTGGACGATGACCAAAATCCGGGTGAATTCATTAGATATAGTATAGCAGATGGGCTTCCACACAATTGGTCTTTTGAGGTCGAACAGATTGACAAAAACAGCTTTTGGATCGGCAACTATCACGGATTGTTGAAGTTGACCCTGCCCAATGGTAACTTAAAACAACCCAGCATAGAAGTGTTCGCCCATGATAAGGAAAGACCTGAAAGTCTGGTAAACTCGCAGGCCATGAGCATTGAAAGAGACGCCAATGGAGCTTTTTGGATTGGCACCTTCAGTGGGGTCAGTAGGCTTATTGATGATTTTGATCAAGGTGTTTTTAAAGGGTATACCAGTGTTTATGCCAACTTTAAAGGCTTGAGTAACAACTCGATAAAAAAAATCTTCAATGACAGCTCAAACAATCTTTGGGTTGCCACCCAAAGAGGGCTCAACCTCTACTTGCCCGAAGAAGATCGGTTTCTCCAATTTGGTCATGCTGAAGGACTGCCATCAGAGTACGTTTTGGGCATACAAGAAGATTCAAAAGGCCATTTATGGATTTGCACCACCAATGGGGTTCTCAAAACACAATTTGATAGTGCCTCAATGCGCTTTGTTGAAAAAGAATATTTCACGGCGCAAGATGGATTGGTCGATAATATTCCATACCGCAATTCAATTTTAATCGATGATAATGATAACGTGTTTATCGGTAGCCGTGATGGGATCAGTATTTTTTCCCACAGGGCAAATAGTGGCATAAATACCTCAAATTTTCAACTTGCCCTTACCGACCTTGAGAGCATCGGTAAAAAAGAAGAGGGTTTCAATTCGGTATATGATAGACTGGTGGATGGCAAAATAGGGCTTTCCTATCGCGAAAATTCGATAAAGATCAATTATGCGGCCCTTGATTTTTTGAATCCATCGTTCAATAGGTACCGCCATAAATTTTTGCCTTCAAATGAGACTTGGATTGAAACGGGAAACGACTCTGAGCTTACCTATTACAACCTTCCTTCAGGTGACTATGAACTGATTTTAGATGGGGCAAACGGCCTCGGTCAGTGGTCTGGCAATCCCATTCGGTTGCATGTGACCGTTAACCCCCCATTTTGGAAAACGAATTGGGCACTATTTGGT is a window from the Muricauda sp. SCSIO 65647 genome containing:
- a CDS encoding sensor histidine kinase, which codes for MRILLTFLLFSVGELSGQLYETARYADDNGLPSRIVRDVAQDSHGFIWVAGNNGLFKFDGKKFKPFKAALKDTIGLRDNKINTVITASDDKIWLGTPMGLHVLEDETVKYIKLLENPTESQEYVLSVFEDVQNRLWVGTYGGLFLLEKDGGPIHFLSEGGNSEVAQETIWGISQDHEGSIWVATNEGPYIMKQGQQYDFRPMAIESEEDLDLNDASLFQYRHYNDSIVLIASSIGLLKGVHKRDRLMVSRFNGQEGAVPNYHIQDLEIDDEGNLWLATWKNGLKKYGWMTGRLIEKKIITKNGFLAMSGDVKAVFKDHQGNVWAANTNGLYKFSKSQDRLLTFPPRHQENCLPNFYGIYAILEDNRSNLWVTTSTALYRFKKEDLLQGACPENYLYFEDANMQLSRDLFIDTENRLWIGADGGLFVTQLDDDQNPGEFIRYSIADGLPHNWSFEVEQIDKNSFWIGNYHGLLKLTLPNGNLKQPSIEVFAHDKERPESLVNSQAMSIERDANGAFWIGTFSGVSRLIDDFDQGVFKGYTSVYANFKGLSNNSIKKIFNDSSNNLWVATQRGLNLYLPEEDRFLQFGHAEGLPSEYVLGIQEDSKGHLWICTTNGVLKTQFDSASMRFVEKEYFTAQDGLVDNIPYRNSILIDDNDNVFIGSRDGISIFSHRANSGINTSNFQLALTDLESIGKKEEGFNSVYDRLVDGKIGLSYRENSIKINYAALDFLNPSFNRYRHKFLPSNETWIETGNDSELTYYNLPSGDYELILDGANGLGQWSGNPIRLHVTVNPPFWKTNWALFGYVLLLTMAIAVVYRIRIRKKERDWEQKITMEAAIINEREQLRKENAADFHDELGSMLTKISMFLTMAERNLEGNEDPRPFFQKIRANTKGLSTGFRDLLWVIDPQKDSLADTFLRLKSFGEELFEQSDIDFTTSEFQEVFTERMLNPKTKKQVVMIFKEAMNNCLKYAQAKKATLNLSANGRFSKMEFSDNGSGFDANKKSKGRGLKNMSNRAESIGARLSIVSSTKGTTIALDRIPHMGDEFSDK